From the genome of Aerococcus urinaehominis:
GCCTTAGCAATCTTGTAATAGTAGTCACCAGCTTTTACAGTATAAGTTTTGGCTGGCTCAACTGTTTTTTCTGCTTTATCAGCGGGTTGATTGCTTGGCTTATCGGCTGGTTGGTCAGTTTTTTTATCTGTATCTACCTGGCCAGGAATGACTAATTTATCACCAATTTGTAAGAAGTTGGAAGTCGCTTTATTGGCCTTCTTCAAGGCCTCAACAGTGACCCCATAACGTTGCGCAATCTTATAGTAGTAGTCACCAGCTTGAACGGTGTAGATGGCCTGTCCGTTAACTTCTGCCTTGTTTTCACTCGGTTTTGCTGGTTCGTCAGACTTTTCAGCGGGTTTATCCGCTGGTTTTTCTGGTTCAGCTTGCGCTTGCAGGGGTTCGAAATGGACAAAGTAACGGCCATCCTTGTAGTCAACCCGCCATTCTTTATGGAGGTGCCAGTCAAAATTAGCCTTGGCATAATCGATGGCTGCTTGGTTACTTGTAAAGCCAGCTGCTGGATCTGTCACTTCGGCTACTGAATGATTCGTTTCTGTATCATTTTCGCTATCAGCTTCAGCTTGTGTATCGCTAGCTTGTGGAATGACTAACAAGTCACCGGCTTGGATAAAATTATCAGTTTTATGGTTAGCGGCCTTTAATTCTTCTAGGCTCACACCATGATTCAGGGCAATTCGATAAAGGTTGTCCCCGCTTTTGACTTGGTAGTTTTGGTCGGCATAAACCGCTTCTTGGCTGGCTACTAGCGCAGCGGCACTAGCCAAAGTCAGAGAAGTGAGGGTTAGCATACTTTTCTTGTTCATTATAAATCCCTCCTCAATTAGTGGAAGTAAATCTTCCTTCACCTGTATTATAGCACTGATGTAATGGTTTTCAAAGTTAATCAAGCTAGTATTAATAATTAATTAGCAAAAAAATGCCTAAGAATGGACCTATCAATTTAGAGAGTGCTTGGGTATAATGGGACCAGTTACAAACTTCCCGATAGGGTTTACCTTGATTGTGGTAAATGTGCCTTGTAACCAATATAAAAAATGGGGGAATATAATATATGACTTTAGAATTATTTACATCAGAATCAGTTACTGAGGGGCATCCTGATAAAGTGGCTGATCAAATATCAGATGCGATTTTGGATGCCATCCTAGCTCAGGATCCACTCGCTCGGGTAGCCTGTGAGACAGCTGTTAATACCGGTTTGGTCCTGGTTTTTGGTGAGGTGACAACTACTGCTTATGTTGATATCCAGGCGATTGTCCGTCAAACCATTCGTGAAATTGGCTATTGTGATGGTCGTTTTGGTTTTGATGCTGACCAGGTAGCAGTTTTAGTTTCTTTAGATGAGCAATCACCTGATATTGCTCAAGGAGTCGATGATGCCCTGGAAAGTCGAGGGACCAGTCAAGAGATTGGTGCTGGCGACCAGGGGATTATGTTTGGCTATGCCAGCGATGAAACGCCATCTTATATGCCTTTAGCTATTTCACTCAGCCACCAGCTAGCCCAACGCCTAGCTCAGGTACGTAAGGAAGGAATTCTAGACTATTTAGGTCCAGATGGCAAAACCCAGGTTACAATTGAAAGTGACCAGGGCCAACCCAAGCGAATTGATACCATCGTGATCTCTACCCAACATGATGAGGGGGTAACACTAGATCAGGTTCGCCAAGATGTGATTAATCACGTGATAAAGAGCGTGGTGCCAGCTGAGTGGTTGGACGACCAGACCCGTTACTTGATTAACCCGACTGGAAAATTTGTTATCGGAGGCCCAGTGGGAGACTCGGGTTTAACCGGCAGAAAAATCATTGTTGATACCTATGGGGGAACAGCCCACCATGGCGGCGGAGCGTTTTCTGGTAAGGATGCAACTAAGGTAGACCGGTCAGCCTCATATGCAGCACGTTATATTGCTAAAAATATTGTTGCAGCAGGCTTAGCCCATAGGTGCGAGATCCAATTAGCCTATGCCATTGGTGTAGCCCAACCAGTCTCTATTTATGTGGATACATTTGCAACGAGCGACTTTACCAGTGACCAATTAGTTTCAGCTATTCGCCAGGTCTTTGATCTAACGCCAGCTGGTATTATTAAAATGCTTGATTTACAGCAGCCTGTATATAAGCGAACTGCTGCTTATGGGCATTTTGGCCGATCTGAATTTACTTGGGAACAGACGGATAAAAGCGATCAATTAAAAATTGCTTTAGGATTGAAGTAAAACTAGGAGGACAATAAAATGCGTGCCGTAATTACTGTAATTGGCAAGGACCGGGTGGGAATTTTAGCTGATTTAGCCAGTGTTTGTGCCAAAAACCAAGCCAATGTTGTTGATGTTAGCCAGACGATTATGCAGGAATATTTTACTATGACCATGTTGGTAGAAATTGATCAAATCAATCTAGAATTCGAAGAATTTCAGCAGGCGGTAAAAGATTCTAATCCAGATATGACGATTCACGTCATGCACGAAGAAATCTTTAACCACATGCACCGAGTTTAATTAAGAATAGGTGGAACTATGATTAATCGTGAAAGTATTTTAGAAACCATTACTATGATTCATGAAGAGGATTTAGATATTCGGACCATCACTATGGGGATTTCTCTCTTGGATTGTATGGACAGTGATATTGACCGGTCCTGTCAACGGGTTTACGATAAAATTTATCGATCAGCTAAAGATTTGGTCAAGACTGGTGAAGCCTTGGAGGCTAAGTATGGGATTCCTATTGTTAACAAGCGCATATCAGTAACGCCTATCGCCCATCTATTAGCAGCCTCTGGTGGCGATCCACTCAAGTACGCGCGTACTCTTGATCAGGTAGCAGCAGATGTAGGGGTTAACTTTATCGGTGGTTATTCAGCCTTGGTGCAAAAAGGCTTTGGACCAGGAGACCGAGCTTTAATTGAGTCTTTGCCCCAGGCACTGGCTGAGACTGACCGGGTGTGCGGGTCAGTTAATATTGGCTCAACCAGAGCCGGTCTTAATATGGATGCGGTCGCATTAATGGGGCGGGTTGTAAGGGATTGTGCCACCTTGACCCAGGATAACCAATGTGTGGGCGCCACTAAGTTAGTTGTTTTTTGTAATGCCGTGGAGGATAATCCTTTCATGGCGGGCGCTTTCCATGGGACAGGGGAGGCCGATGTGGTGATTAATGTTGGTGTTTCCGGGCCTGGTGTAGTCCGCTCAGCCCTCAGTAAGTTGCCTAAGGAGGCTCCAATTCAGGAAGTTGCGGACCTGATTAAACGGACTGCCTTTAAGATTACTCGGGTAGGTCAATTGGTAGCTAGTGAAGCGGCTGACCGTCTAGGTGTGCCTTTTGGGATTGTCGATATTTCTTTGGCCCCAACTCCAGCTGTGGGGGACTCGGTAGCTTATATATTAGAAGAAATGGGTCTAGACCAAGTAGGCGGCCATGGGACTATTGCTACTTTGGCCCTTTTAAATGATGCCGTTAAAAAAGGTGGCGTTATGGCCTCGTCCAGTGTGGGAGGCTTGTCTGGTGCTTTTATTCCGGTTTCTGAGGATGCTGGTATGATTGCTGCTACTGAAGCTGGTAACCTGTCTTTGGCTACTTTGACTGCCATGACGGCAGTGTGCTCGGTAGGACTAGATATGATTGTGATTCCAGGAGACACATCTGCTGAAATTATTTCAGCAATAATTGCTGATGAAGCGGCGATTGGCATGATTAATTCCAAAACGACAGCCGTCCGTGTTATTCCAGCTATTGGCATGGCTGAAGGTGACCAGTTAGATTGGGGTGGCCTTTTTGGCCGCGCCCCAGTAACGCCCGTTAATCTGACTAAACCTGATACTTTTATCCATCGAGGGGGGCGGATGCCAGCTCCCCTGCAGAGTTTGAAGAACTAAATATGGAAAGGAAGTCTTAAATATGGCTATTTTAGAATTGACCTTATTACCAATTGCGACAGAAACGACCTCAGTCAGCGAATATGTGGCAGCCGCCTATGATGTGGTTAAGGATGTAACTGATGTCGAAGTGGAGTTAACGGCCATGGGAACTATTTTAACCGGGGATATCGACCGTCTTTTTGATCTAGTTCGGCAAATGCAGGAGGCTGTTTTTGCTAAAGGTATTGATCGGGTTTATACAGTGATTAAGATTGACGATCGGCGTGATAAAAAGGGACAGACAAAAGATAAGTTAGCGAGTGTGACAGCTAAGCTAACCGATAAATAATTAGATGGACTAGGCCTCGAGACTGATTTTTCCACTCTCTGAGGCCTTTTACTTTGAATTCGTTTTTATTTACGATAGGCTAGTAGTATAGCAATAAGGAGGAATTTATAATGAAAAAATTAAATTTAGCCCTAGTGACCTTGTCGTCAGCTTTCGTATTAGCTGCATGTGGCTCTAACCAAAATCAAGCCAACCAAGCATCAAGCTCAGAAGCAACTAGTCAAGCTGCCTCAAGTCAAGCAACTAGCCAAACCGAAAGTCAAGCTGCTTCAAGTCAAGCCAACGCTAACGTTGCGACAGGTATAGAAAATCAAGAATTTGCAATTAGTTTAGCAGATGCTACAGCTATTTTTAACGAACAGCAACCACAGGCTGGTGCCTATAAGGTAGAATTCGAAGAAGAAGATGGCCGCTACGTCTATAACTTCCATGGTTATGATGATACTTATGATTATGAAGTTGAAGTAGATGCACAAACTGGTGACGTTGTTGCCCAAGAAATGGAATCACAAGAGGGTGCTCGTCCTGAAATTCAATTTGGTACCTTCAAGTCTCCTGAGGAAATCATTGAATTAGCCCTAGCTCATACTGCTGGTGCAGTTGTTGAAGGCTGGACAATTGAATTTGAAGGTGACACCCTAGTTTATGAAGTTGACCTAACTGGTGATGTTGATTTAA
Proteins encoded in this window:
- a CDS encoding LysM peptidoglycan-binding domain-containing protein; protein product: MNKKSMLTLTSLTLASAAALVASQEAVYADQNYQVKSGDNLYRIALNHGVSLEELKAANHKTDNFIQAGDLLVIPQASDTQAEADSENDTETNHSVAEVTDPAAGFTSNQAAIDYAKANFDWHLHKEWRVDYKDGRYFVHFEPLQAQAEPEKPADKPAEKSDEPAKPSENKAEVNGQAIYTVQAGDYYYKIAQRYGVTVEALKKANKATSNFLQIGDKLVIPGQVDTDKKTDQPADKPSNQPADKAEKTVEPAKTYTVKAGDYYYKIAKAHGVTVEALKKANKATSNMLYPGDKLVIPGLNQTADKPDENKPEKTDQDGLKAFSKLNDAVKFAKDNFDYKKHDQWYVDYVKDGYHVFYDFKDGGRKEVTPNQQANQKPADQAVSKPEIKQTETTYTVKAGDYYYKIANKFNVSVADLKKANKATSNFLQVGDKLIIPGQGKQAKPGQANQTDQRPALNSNEAAKRYADKHFDARKHKSWYITYEDGKFMVNYKLR
- the metK gene encoding methionine adenosyltransferase, which gives rise to MTLELFTSESVTEGHPDKVADQISDAILDAILAQDPLARVACETAVNTGLVLVFGEVTTTAYVDIQAIVRQTIREIGYCDGRFGFDADQVAVLVSLDEQSPDIAQGVDDALESRGTSQEIGAGDQGIMFGYASDETPSYMPLAISLSHQLAQRLAQVRKEGILDYLGPDGKTQVTIESDQGQPKRIDTIVISTQHDEGVTLDQVRQDVINHVIKSVVPAEWLDDQTRYLINPTGKFVIGGPVGDSGLTGRKIIVDTYGGTAHHGGGAFSGKDATKVDRSASYAARYIAKNIVAAGLAHRCEIQLAYAIGVAQPVSIYVDTFATSDFTSDQLVSAIRQVFDLTPAGIIKMLDLQQPVYKRTAAYGHFGRSEFTWEQTDKSDQLKIALGLK
- a CDS encoding ACT domain-containing protein — its product is MRAVITVIGKDRVGILADLASVCAKNQANVVDVSQTIMQEYFTMTMLVEIDQINLEFEEFQQAVKDSNPDMTIHVMHEEIFNHMHRV
- a CDS encoding PFL family protein; the protein is MNRESILETITMIHEEDLDIRTITMGISLLDCMDSDIDRSCQRVYDKIYRSAKDLVKTGEALEAKYGIPIVNKRISVTPIAHLLAASGGDPLKYARTLDQVAADVGVNFIGGYSALVQKGFGPGDRALIESLPQALAETDRVCGSVNIGSTRAGLNMDAVALMGRVVRDCATLTQDNQCVGATKLVVFCNAVEDNPFMAGAFHGTGEADVVINVGVSGPGVVRSALSKLPKEAPIQEVADLIKRTAFKITRVGQLVASEAADRLGVPFGIVDISLAPTPAVGDSVAYILEEMGLDQVGGHGTIATLALLNDAVKKGGVMASSSVGGLSGAFIPVSEDAGMIAATEAGNLSLATLTAMTAVCSVGLDMIVIPGDTSAEIISAIIADEAAIGMINSKTTAVRVIPAIGMAEGDQLDWGGLFGRAPVTPVNLTKPDTFIHRGGRMPAPLQSLKN
- a CDS encoding MTH1187 family thiamine-binding protein, which translates into the protein MAILELTLLPIATETTSVSEYVAAAYDVVKDVTDVEVELTAMGTILTGDIDRLFDLVRQMQEAVFAKGIDRVYTVIKIDDRRDKKGQTKDKLASVTAKLTDK
- a CDS encoding PepSY domain-containing protein; the encoded protein is MKKLNLALVTLSSAFVLAACGSNQNQANQASSSEATSQAASSQATSQTESQAASSQANANVATGIENQEFAISLADATAIFNEQQPQAGAYKVEFEEEDGRYVYNFHGYDDTYDYEVEVDAQTGDVVAQEMESQEGARPEIQFGTFKSPEEIIELALAHTAGAVVEGWTIEFEGDTLVYEVDLTGDVDLIIDANSGDVIRED